The sequence below is a genomic window from Treponema pectinovorum.
AAATGTAACTTCTGCTGCAATTCAAGATAACACAGAAAGCAAAGAAGCTGAAAAACACACCCAACAGATGATTGAAAAATTGAAGTCGGTTTTAGGTGAATAAAAAGTGTATTCATTTGTAATCTGGATAGATGCGGATTCCTGCCCTCTTTTAGTAAGAAATTATGTTATTGATTGTGCAAAATCAAAATCGATGAATGTGAGTTTTGTCGCAAACAGAGAAATTCCTTTTCCTAAAGACAATCCGCTTTTCAAGATGTGCATAACAGAAAAAAAAACTGGCTCTGCCGACGACTTTATATTTGAAAACGCAAAAGGAGCAGACGTAGTAATAACGCGCGATATTGTATTTGCGGCAAGACTCGTAGAAAAAAAAATCTGCGTGATGAACGACAGAGGAACAATTTTTACAAAAGACAACATAAAAGAGCGCTTGCTGGAACGAAATTTTTATCTGAATATGGCAGAACTTGGATTTGGTTCAAACGATAACAGATACGGTCAAAAAGAACTTAAAAAATTTGAAACAACTTTTGAAAAGGTAACTGCTCAACTACGAGTGAACGAAACTTTTTCTCGAAAAAAATAAAATCGACAGACAAGCATTTTTATTGAGCAACGAACATTTTTACGTTTAATGTAGAGATTTTTATTTTACACAATGCTTTGCTAACAAGACAAAATCGTCGTTTTTTAGATTTTAGGCTTCGTGTGTTTTCCAAGTTTCGTTTATCGCTATTATTCTGTCTTTTACCTGCATAAATGCTTTTACAAGGTCTGGGTCAAATTGAATTCCAGACAAGTCTTGAACTTCTTTAAAAGAATCTTCCAAAGACCAAGCAGTTTTATACGAACGTTTGTGACTTAAAGCATCAAAAACATCAGCGATGGCAACAATCCTAGCGGCAAGCGGAATTTCTTCGCCTTTGAGTGGTTCTGAATTTCCAACTGGTTGACCAGGTTCATATTTTAAATAATCAATTTTTCCGGGATAGCCTTTTGGACTTCCGTTCCAATATTCATGGTGCCTGAGGGCAACATCTCTGCACATAATATCTAATGAAGAATCCGCATCTGCAAATAAAAGTCCGCCAACACAAGTGTGCCCTTTCATCACAGCTCGCTCTTCGTCTGTAAGCCTCGGAGAAACTTTTTTTAGGATAGAATCTGGAATTCCGATTTTTCCAAAATCATGGCACTTTGCAGCGATTTTTAAGTTATCGCGGAATTTCTGTTGCTCGTCCAAATCTATATTGTTGTTAACAGCCCAACGGTCATAAATTTCAATGGCAAAAGACGAAACTCTCTCTACATGCTGATACGTTTCTTTAGGGTCACGATATTGCGCCATTTTCTGCATTCGCTTTATCATATTTACCGTAAGATACGCATGTTCAAGAGCTTGAGTTGCACTGGATGCAAAATGTTTTACAAAAAGCTCTTCATCTTCGCCAAAATAAGTGATATTTCCGATTCTATCCTTTGCATTTATTATTTGAAGAACTCCCAAAGTCCTTCCGTTAGCCATTTTTAAAGGGATGCAAAGCATGGAAACGGTTTTATATCCTGTTGCTAAATCTGTTTCGATATTAAAAGAGTAAGGAGCCTCTGGAGGAATGTGATATGCATCCTTTAAATTTACGATTTGTCCAGAAACAACAGTATAACCTGCAATAGACTTTTCGCTTATAGGGAAAGAAAAAGCAACATACGGGAGTTTTGAACCTTTTGGCAATTTTTTTAATTGTGTGCTATTTTGTGCATATTTTATTTTTAATCTGTCGTCTTCTACAACATAAATTGAACCTGCGTCAGCTCTAACCATTCTTCGAGCTTCAGTAAGGATGCGCTCTAAAAGAACATCAAAATCCTGAATTTCGCCAAGCAAACGTTCAATTTTTATGATGGTTTGAAGTTTTTTTCCTTTCGTCGATGAACGCATAAAAACACTCTTCCCTTATTATAATTTTCTGGATTTTATCACACAAGTAAAAAATCCGCTAGATTTTAAATATTTTTTTTATGTAAAAGAGAAAAATAAATCGGTCCCGAATTTTCGCAAATGTCAGGAAGAATTTGAACGCCAAATTCTGTTTTTTCTCCTTGCGGCAAATCTTTTGAACAAAATGAACTAACATCAATTGCTATCTCTGGCGAAAAAATTTGAACATCATCAAATTTCTTTAAAAGACGCTCGATAACACAATCGTTTTCATCTTGATTCATCGCACAAGTCGAATAAAGAAGATAGCCGTTTTGATTTAACATTCGCCATGCAGACGACAGAAGCGTCCATTGTGCAAATGAAAGTTTTTTTACGCGCGATGGCGACCAATCTTTTAGATAATTTTCATCTTGAAGAACATGCCGCTCAGACGAGCAAGGCGCATCCAACAAAATTCTGTCAAAACGATTTTCTTTTGAAAGGCACAAAAGTCCGCCATCTTTCCCAATCACAGTGATTCGATTTTGCACTTCTTCTGGCAAACAATTTTGAATATTATGAACCAATCGTAGCCTGCGCTCAGCAGAACGCTCGTTGCATAGAAGACTTGCATCTTTTTCCATAGACGCCGCTAAAATCAAAGACTTACCACCAGGAGCGGCACACATATCCAAAATAGATTTTGCATTATCAAGCGGAAGGGAACATACAGCTCTAACTGATGCCCTATCTAAAAAATAACTTTCGTTTCCACCTGCATTAAATTCACTTTGGTTTACGCTATCTAAAAGTGCAGCTTTTAAAATAGGCCAGCGTTCTTTATATATTGATGAATAATAAGATTCAAATCCTTCTGAACCCATTTTTTTTTGAATTCTGTCTTTTTGCTTCAATCTAAATCCTCCGAAATTGAATCTAAAAACTTTTTAGCGATTTTAACCTTAAAAATTGACTTTGATTTTTGTTTTTGGTTCAGAGAATCTTCGACCTCTTCAAATTCTAACAGGCCAGCTTTTATCTTGTATTCAATAACGCGCTCTACTGCCCTATCAATTTTTAGAGCAAAATCCGAGGACGACGCGGCTTTTTGCAACAGGAGTTTTGCAACTTCGCCATAACGTTTTTCGCTGAGCATGATTATATCCGTTCCGCTTTCTATAGCTTTTATTGCAGCCTCGTCTGGAGGAAAACCATTTAAAGCAAGTGCACCCATAAAAATATCATCGCTTATTACAAGCCCCGCAAACGAAAAATGTTTCCGCAAAACCTCGCCAACCCAAAAATTTGAAAGGCAAGCAGGTTCTCCTTTAAAAGTTTTTGAATGCAAAAATAAATCCTTATCAAAATCTGACGCATTTTCTTCAATATCAGATTGCACAAGACAAAGGCGTGCATGGCTCATCAAAACCGCAGATGAAAATGGGAGAAGTTCTTTAAACGGCAAAAGATATGTTTCGTTTAGCGTTTTTAAATCGAGTTTAATTTCTGGCAAACCTGTATGAGGATCTGTATTTGTGTTTCCCGGAAAATGTTTTAAAACTGTTAAAACTTTTTGATTTTCAAATGCATTTATTTCAAGCGGAGCGTATTCTAAAACTTTTTGGAGACTTCCAAACGAGCGAGTTCCTAAAAATTTAAAATTTTCAGGAGTTTCAACTTCAACAACTGGAGCAAGATTCATATTAAAACCCAAATTACAAAGTTCATCTGCCTGCTCTTTGTAAAGTTTTGCCGCTTGTTCTAAAGTCATTTTCGAAGCGACAGTTTTATTTGAAGGAAAAATATTCGTCAACGATTTTAATCGGTTCACATCGCCACCTTCCTGGTCAACAGCGATAAAAGGAGGTGGATTTTGATTTTTTAGATAAAAATCGTGAATCGATTTTATAAAGGTTTGAACTTCGTCTTTTGTTTTTGCAATGTTATAACCAAAAAATAGGCAGCCGCCTGCAAGAAGTGGCGTTTGTTTTTTTTGCTCGGAAAAAATTTTGCAAGTTTCAACTGGAATAAATTTCTGATTTCCTTCGATGTTGACCAAAAAAAGCTGAGAAATTTTTACTTCGCTTTGTAAATTCCTTACAAAATCTTTTATCGCTTCGTCTTTCGCCTCTGAAATTTTGGACGAAGATTTTTCATCATTATTGCAAGCCAAAAAACTAAATAAAGCAAAAATAAAAAAGATGCTAAAAAAATAAAATCGCTTCATAAAAATATATTTCGTCTAATATAGCAAAAATCTAAAGTCGATTTTACTTCAAAACAATAAATCATCAGCAATCGCAAAATGATATTCCAAATGCAGCGATGATTTTTACAAATATAATTGCAATCAATCTTGTGATTAAACTTTAAATTTGCCTATCAAATTATCTATAGTTTCCACAGCCACTTTTGTTTTTAGCGCAAGGTCTTTTACCATATTTGTCGCTTGATTTATCTGTTCGGAGTCGGTTGCCATCTTATCCATACTTGTCAAAATTGTATTTGAAATATGACTTACCGACTGCATATATTGAGCGACAGTTCCCATCGCAGTTGAAAGTTGATTTGAACTTTCGTCAACAAGTGTTGATTCGTCTTTCATATTTGTAAGCGCTTCTAATATTTGCGAAGAACCTGCATTTTGCTCTGCCATTGCATTTGAAATTTGAAGAACCAATGGCTCAACAATATTTACTTGATTGTCTATCGTATTAAAACTTTGCTGCGAAGATTCAGAAAGCCTTCCACCTTCATTTATGAGATTTGTTATATCCTTTACATTTTCTTCGATCGATTTTGCTTGATTGCCTGAATTTTCAGCGAGTTTTCTAATTTCATCTGCTACAACAGCAAAGCCTTTCCCTGCTTCTCCAGCATGGGCGGATTCAATCATCGCATTCATTGCAAGAAGGTTTGTCTGTGCAGAAATCGATTTTATGATGTTGTTTGCTTCCGTAAGAAGTTTAGATTTATCTTCAACCTGCTTCATTACATCGCTGGTTGCCCTTACATTTTGTGCGCCATCTTTTATGAGTTTTGTTAAATCTTTAAACGAAGACGACATCATATCTATGGACGCAGTAACAGCCTTTATGTTCCCAAGCATCTGCTCAATGGCAGCCGACGATTCTGTTAAATCTGAAGACTGCGCGACTATGTTTTCCTTTAATTTTTGCATTGAAAGTCCAGATTTCGAAATTATATCGTTTGTATGAGTTACGGCCTTTACTTGATTTTCTGTGCGGCCTTTTACAAATTCGATATTCGACATTATTTGAGAAGTTGCAGTTGCTGTCTGCTGAGAATTTGAGCCTAATTCCTGCACAACATTTTGAATTTCAAAGGATTTTGAATACAGTTCTTTTACTAAATCCTGCAATAAAGATACAAACGAATTTACACCACTTGCTAAATCCTGCAATTCATCTTTGCCTTTTTCTGGCAAGCGATAAGTTAAATCCGTTTCGCCACTTGAAAGCTCCACTACGGCTTTGTTCGTCATCTTTAACGGCTTACGAACAACAAAATAAACAAAAATTACAAAAGAAACTATTATCAGAAGGCTCGCAATTAACTGGGCAACAAAAATAATGGTCTTTAACTGATTTGAAAGTCTACTTATGGAAATAGAACTCTTTGCAACCAAAAATATGCAGTCGTTTATACCTTTGCCATTCCAGTATTGCCCCAAATAAGTCGCACCAGCAATTTCCACCGTTTCAATCAATTTTTTTTCTTTTTTTAATCTGCTTTGCACTTCAGCAGAAATTGAAGTATTCATCAAATTTTTTGCGGAAGAAGCGATAACCTTGCCACCGTGAATTATAGCAAAGTGGCAACCAACGCTTTCTGGCATTCTGTCCATAAATTCTGGAGTATTAATTTTTTGTGCAACCTCTATTGCACCTTTAATCTCTTCTTCCACTTTTAAAGGAAAAAGCGAATACGCTAAAAACGAACCATTATTTGCAAGTTTTAAGCCAGAAAAAGATTTCCCTTTTAACGCGTCTTTTAATTTTTCTGTGGCAGAATTTTTTGAGCCTATGGAAGAATAAAGCAAATTTTCATCCACATCAAAAATTTTTATGTATTCTAGGTCAAAATTTTCTATCTGTTTTTTGCAAATAGACTCTATTGATTTTTTGTCATCCCAAAAATCGCAGACTAGTTCCGAAGAATATTTTGCTAAACAATGAACATTCCAAATTTCTTGATCTATCAAGTCTTCTACAACAAATTTGGCATTTGTTATACCTGCTTTTTCGTTTTCAAATAATCTTGCTTCAATAAGCTTGCTAAGCCCAAAAACAAGCGAAACTGTAGAAATTAAAAGCACCACAGCAATAGGTAAAATCAACTTTATAAAAATGGACTTTAGTCTTAAGCGCATATCATTCCTTCCTCGTGGAAAAACGAGTTTATTATAGTAAAAAAATCAAAGTCGAAAATAAATTGATATATAGTATTCGTTATTGCTAACAACCTTTTCTGTCCAGACTGCACGCTTGAACAGTTACGCCCTCTTCCGTAAGAACTTTTAAACCTTTTTCTTTTAAAAATGACTCCCAGTCTGTAAAAATTTTTCCATCATCTCCAACGCACGCTGGAAGACCTATATCGTGAATCGCCTTTAAACGGTCAAAAATTTTATCGCTATCTCTGTAGATTAAAAATTGCTTTAAGTTTTTTAAACTTTCAGTTACGTCCAGATATTCGTATTCAATTCCGTAATTTTTAAAATTGAATTCACACGCCCTGCAATCAGGACACATTTTGCTTCCGTAGATTTTTATCATAAGTTTCTCCTTATAGATTATTTGCGATTTCTGTATAAAAACAGCAAATCGTTATTTTGTAATTTTTTTTAATTTAAGTTTTTTTGAGCCAGGACTCCTTAATATTGACCTGTACTTCAATAAGATATAATATTCGGAGCAAAGAGTTCAATACCCCCTAGGGGTAAAATATCGGAGAGAGATATATATTTATGAAATCCTTAACAAAAAATTACTGCAAAGATGAACAGTCGCTTGAAAGCGTAAACGATTGTTGCTGTTCAAAAAGAAAAACGCAAAGAGGTTATGACGAATACAAAAATCTTACCAACAGGCTATGCAGGATAGAAGGACAGATAAAAGGAATTAAGCGAATGCTGGAAAATAATTGCTACTGTCCCGACATCTTGATTCAAGTTTCTGCGGTAAATTCTGCCTTAAACTCTTTTAACAAAGTTTTGCTTGCAAGCCATCTGCGCACCTGCGTCATAGACGACATAAAAAATGACAAGGAAGGGATAATAGATGAACTTGTTGCAACTTTGCAAAAGCTCATGAAATAAAATACACAAATCATTCTTATCGGAGGTGATTTTATGGATAAATATGAAGTTTCTGGAATGTCGTGTGCCGCCTGCGTCGCGAGAGTCGAAAAAGCAGTTTCAAAAGTAGAAGGTGTTTCTTCGTGCACGGTAAGCTTGCTTACAAATTCCATGGGTGTAGAAGGAAATGCAAACGGAAACGAAATAATCCAAGCTGTAAAAAATGCAGGCTACGATGCAAAGCCTCTAAACGATAGCGAAAAAAAATCAACTTCATCTTCTTCTTTAAACCAAACAGAGAAATTGCTAGAAAATAAAGAAACCCCAATCCTCGTAAAAAGGCTCATCTATTCTAGCGTGCTGCTTTTGGCACTTATGTATGTGAGCATGGGACGAGCGATGCTGAATTTTCCGCTTCCGTCGTGGTTTACAAAAGGTGGAACAAACTATGTTGCAATAGGACTTTTGCAGATGATTTTATCCGCAGTGATAATGCTGATAAATAAAAAATTTTTTGTAAGCGGTTTTAAAAGTCTCGTTCACGCTTCTCCAAATATGGATAGCCTTGTTGCAATGGGTTCTGGAGTTTCGTTCGTATATAGCACGATAATGCTCTTTGGAATGAGCGCAGCTGTCATGAACGGCGACAATGAAAAAATTCTTCATTATATGAAAAATCTTTATTTTGAAAGTGCCGCTATGATTGTAACGCTGATCACAATAGGAAAACTTTTAGAATCCGTTTCAAAAGGCCGCACAACTTCCGCTTTAAAAAGCCTGATGAAACTCGCACCAAAAACAGCAACTGTCATACGAGATGGCAACGAAGTTGAAATTCAAATTGAAGATGTTCGAAAAGAGGATATTTTTGTCGTTCGCCCAGGAGAAAATATTCCAGTCGACGGAATAATAATTGAAGGCAATACAGCGATAAATGAATCCGCCTTGACAGGAGAGTCGATTCCTGTTGATAAAAAAGAAGGCGATGAAGTTTCTGCCGCAACGACAAATCAGACAGGTTTTATAAAATGCAGGGCAAGCAGAGTTGGAGAAGATACAACGCTTTCACAAATAATACGCATGGTAAGCGATGCCGCAGCGACTAAAGCACCGATAGCAAAAATTGCAGACAAGGTTTCTGGAGTTTTTGTTCCTGTTGTGATTTTAATTGCAACTATTACCTTTATAATTTGGCTTTTTGTCGGAGCAGAATTTTCGTTTGCACTTAGGCACGCAATCGCCGTTCTGGTTGTTTCTTGTCCGTGTGCACTAGGACTTGCAACTCCTGTAGCAATAATGGTCGGAAGCGGAGTTGCAGCAAAAAACGGAATTCTTTTTAAGACATCCTCTTCGCTTGAGCAGGCAGGAAGAACAAAGATTGTCGCTCTGGATAAAACTGGAACTCTCACAAAAGGTGAACCTGTCGTAACAGACATAGTTTTAAATGAAAATTCAAAAGATTCGAATATAGAAACATTCTTAAAAAAAGCGGCAAGCCTTGAATCAAAAAGTGAGCATCCGCTTGCAAAGGCCATCATTCAAAAAGCAAAAGACGAAAAAATCGAATTAAAAGAAGTAAAAGATTTTATCGCCCTTCCAGGATACGGTTTGAGTGCAACCTTAGACGGTAAAAAAATCGCTGGCGGAAATTTTGAATACATTTCAAAAGTCTGCTCAAATTCGATTGAAAATGAAATGCAAAAAAAAGCGGAAGAGCTTTCTTCACAAGGAAAAACTCCTCTGTTTTTTGTTGAGGATGAAAAACTGCTTGGAATAATTGCAGTTGCAGATGTTCTAAAGGAAGATAGCGTTCAGGCAGTTCAAGAATTAAAAGGCTTGGGTCTGAATGTAGTTCTTCTAACAGGCGACAACCAAAGGACAGCACTTGCAATAGCAAAAAATGCTCAGATAGAAGAAGTTATTGCAGGCGTTCTGCCAGACGGCAAGGAAAAAGTGATAAGAGCACTCAAAGAAAAAGGAAGCGTTTGCATGGTTGGCGACGGAATAAACGATGCTCCAGCGCTTACGCTTGCAGATACAGGCATGGCAATAGGAGCTGGAACTGATGTTGCCTTAGACGCTGCGGATGTGGTTCTTGTAAAAAGCCAGCTTACCGACGTTGCAACTTCTATCAGGTTGAGCCGAAAAACTCTGACGAATATTCATCAAAATTTGTTTTGGGCATTTTTTTACAACATAATACTCATTCCAATCGCAGCAGGTGCCTATCATCATCTTTTCAACCTGGATATGAATCCTATGTTTGGAGCGGCCGCAATGAGCCTTTCAAGTTTTTGTGTTGTCATGAATGCTCTACGATTAAATTTTTTTAGAGTAAAAAATATAAAACATTATAAAAGCATAAAAAATCCTGAACCAAAAAGTTTTATAATTGAAAACAACAAAGATAAAAACAATACAAAGGAGTCCACAATGGAAAAAACATTAAAAATCGAAGGCATGATGTGCCAGAATTGCGAAAGGCATGTAAAAGAAGCCTTGGAAAAAATCGACGGAGTTGAATCTGCAACAACAAGCCACGAAAAAAAGAGTGCAGTTGTAAAACTTTCAAAAGAAGTTTCGGATTCACAATTTGAAAAAGCGATTACGGATGCAGGCTACAAACTTGTAAAATAAAACTGAAAAAAAAATCGATTTATGCTCCAGCTGCTTTTGTCAGGGCAAAACTGGAGCATTTTTATGCATTTTTACATTTTAGATATTTGTTACTTCGCAAAGGCTTATAACCGCATTTTTAACACAGTCGCCACAGTCGCAAAGCACCTTTCCTGTTCCAACGCCTTTTAAATTTTTACAAATTGAATCGCCACATTTTTCTACAAAGGCGCGATGAATCTTCGCCGCTTCTCTGGGGCTTGCTTTTTCTCCGCCAATTACACCCAAAGCGATAACAGCCCCAATCAAAGCGCCACAAGTGCTTTCTAAGCAACCCATTCCGCCTGCAAAACCGCGAGCCATTGCAAGCAAAGTTTTTTCATCAACAGGAATTTCATCTTTAAAAACTTTTAAAACAGCCTGAGTGCAGTTGCATTCTCCAGATTTTTTTAAATTTGCAGCGAGTTCCGCCCTTTCTTGAATATCCATAATTTGTACCTCACAAAGCAAGTATACGATAAAATAAAAAAGAATTTGAAGATTACGAGATATACTCCGCTTTCGCTGCTGCCATAAACGATTAAATAAAAATCAGAGATTTATAAAGGTTTTCAATTTTGCTTGAGCAATTTTTATAGAGTTTCAAACTCGCAATCACAATGTTTCAAGATTTTTACCAGAATTATGAAATTCAGTTTTACTTTATATCTAAAAAAAACACTTTATCTTTGACTAAAAAAGGTTTAATACCGTACAATTATTAAAATTTGAAAGCTGGTTTTTATCACTTATGAAGTTGGTAAACGCTGAAGAACACTTTCATCTATAAAACCAAACTTATCTTTTTGGAGAATTAAAATGAAAGAAAGAATTGAAAACGGCAATATTAAAAATGCACTCTTTACCGACTTTTACGAACTTACAATGGCACAAGGCTACTGGAAAAATGAAATGGATCATGACGTTGTCTTTGATATGTTTTTCAGAAGGCAGGCGTTTAACGGTGGTTTTTCAGTTTTTGCAGGCTTAGACACTCTCTTGGATGCGATAACAGATTTTTCGTTCACAGAAGATGACATCGAATATCTAAAATCGCAGGGAATTTTTGAACAAGGATTTTTAGACTATTTAAAAGATTTTCGCTTTACAGGCGATATGTATGCGTTTAAAGAAGGTTCAGTTATTTTTCCGCAAGAGCCAATAATACGCATTCACGCAAAGCTCATAGAAGCACAAATTGTAGAAGGACTCATCCTAAACCAGATAAATTTTCAAAGTTTAATAGCAACAAAAACCACAAGAATTTGGCTCGCAAGCAAAAAAGGCTCAATAATGGAATTTGGGTTAAGGCGTGCGCAAGGTTTTGACGGAGCGATGAGCGCAACAAGGGCAAGTTTTATAGGAGGGGCATCAGGAACATCCAACACTCTGGCAGGTAAAATCTATGGAATTCCAGTTATGGGAACAATGGCACACTCTTGGATTATGGCTTTCCCTTCAGAATTAGAAGCCTTTAATGCTTATGCAAAAATTTATCCTTCCAAATCAGTTTTTTTAATAGATACATACGACACCCTTCGATCGGGAATAAAAAATGCTATAAAAGCAGGCGCAAAACTCGTTGAACAAGGATATAACTTTGGCGTAAGGCTTGACTCTGGAGATATTTCTTATTTAACCCAAGAAGTTAGAAAGGAATTAGATAGAGCAGGATTTCCTCAGGCAAAAATTACAGTTTCAAACGAACTTACAGAAGAGATAATAGAAACCTTAGTTCAAGATAAAACTCCAATCGACAGTTGGGGCGTGGGAACTCACATGGTAACAGGCGGAAATGAAGCAAGTTTTACAGGAGTTTACAAACTTGCTGCAAGGTTCGATAAAACGACAGGGAAAAATATTCCTGCAATGAAATTTTCAGATAATCCGGAAAAAAATACAAACCCAGGTGTAAAAAATGTCTACAGGCTCTACGATGAACAAGGAAACGCAAAGGCAGACATAATCGCACTGGAAAATGAAAAAATCGAAGTGGGAAAAGAATACAGATATTTTCATCCTATGGTAGATTACAGGCAGTTCTCTTTTAAAGCGGCAAAGGTTGAACCTCTGCTTCACAAAGTCGTACAAAACGGCAACAGAATTGTTCCAAAGCAAAATCCAGAAATAGAATTGAAAAAAGCACAACAACTTTTACATCAACAAATAGAAACTTTAGATGCTTCTTACAAGAGAATTTTAAATCCTCATATCTATAAGGTAAGTCTTACGGAAAACCTAAAAAATCTAAAACTGGACTTTATAGAAAAACTAAGAAAATAAGCAGATTTATGCAGACAGAATTCGACAGTATAAAAATCATTCTACAAAGTGCTATTTTTCGATTTTTGAAAAACTAAAAACTCAATATAAAATCATTTGATAAGAACCTTTGTCGCAACGGATTATGTCGATTTTTACAAAAGAATCATTTTCAATCGACTTGCGCAATCGAGAGATATACGAATAAACGGAAGATTTTCGATCAAAAAAATCGAATTTTCCTCCAAATACAGCTCGTTCAATTCTTTTTATAGAAAGTTCTTTGGAGCGATTTTTATACATAAAAACAAAAAGCCTAAAAAGCGAAGGACTCAAGGAATTTCGTATTCTAAACTGATTGAGGTCAATTTCCCTACACTCTGTGCCTTGCTTAAAAGTTTTAAATCCAACAGGAACAGCAGGCTGCATGAGAGCGATATGCCTTTTAATAGACGGATCGCTTACAATTTTGTTCAAGGAGTTTAAGATATCAAGATATACAGATTCAAATTTGGAAGAATAGCAAAGCTCATTTTGGCTAATCCAGTGTTCAATTCGCTCAGCATCACTCGGCAAAGGATCGTTATAGTAGATTACAGGAATTTTTTTGCCCATTTCTGCAATAACTTCAAAAAGATTAAAATAAGCACACCCCATCACCTGAAAATCGCAAATAATCATATCGATGCTGCATTTGTACGATTGCAAACTCTTGTAAAGATAAATCCAATCGTCTTGCATATAACAGTGGCAGTCTTTTGATTCCAGCCTATCCATTATAAGACGGCAAACATTTTTCTCCTTAGTTAAAAAACAAAGCTCCATTCTACATAACTCCTTCTAAAAGGTTATTTGAAGTAAAACCGTGTTGTGCAACTGATTAAAT
It includes:
- a CDS encoding heavy metal translocating P-type ATPase is translated as MDKYEVSGMSCAACVARVEKAVSKVEGVSSCTVSLLTNSMGVEGNANGNEIIQAVKNAGYDAKPLNDSEKKSTSSSSLNQTEKLLENKETPILVKRLIYSSVLLLALMYVSMGRAMLNFPLPSWFTKGGTNYVAIGLLQMILSAVIMLINKKFFVSGFKSLVHASPNMDSLVAMGSGVSFVYSTIMLFGMSAAVMNGDNEKILHYMKNLYFESAAMIVTLITIGKLLESVSKGRTTSALKSLMKLAPKTATVIRDGNEVEIQIEDVRKEDIFVVRPGENIPVDGIIIEGNTAINESALTGESIPVDKKEGDEVSAATTNQTGFIKCRASRVGEDTTLSQIIRMVSDAAATKAPIAKIADKVSGVFVPVVILIATITFIIWLFVGAEFSFALRHAIAVLVVSCPCALGLATPVAIMVGSGVAAKNGILFKTSSSLEQAGRTKIVALDKTGTLTKGEPVVTDIVLNENSKDSNIETFLKKAASLESKSEHPLAKAIIQKAKDEKIELKEVKDFIALPGYGLSATLDGKKIAGGNFEYISKVCSNSIENEMQKKAEELSSQGKTPLFFVEDEKLLGIIAVADVLKEDSVQAVQELKGLGLNVVLLTGDNQRTALAIAKNAQIEEVIAGVLPDGKEKVIRALKEKGSVCMVGDGINDAPALTLADTGMAIGAGTDVALDAADVVLVKSQLTDVATSIRLSRKTLTNIHQNLFWAFFYNIILIPIAAGAYHHLFNLDMNPMFGAAAMSLSSFCVVMNALRLNFFRVKNIKHYKSIKNPEPKSFIIENNKDKNNTKESTMEKTLKIEGMMCQNCERHVKEALEKIDGVESATTSHEKKSAVVKLSKEVSDSQFEKAITDAGYKLVK
- a CDS encoding C-GCAxxG-C-C family protein, translated to MDIQERAELAANLKKSGECNCTQAVLKVFKDEIPVDEKTLLAMARGFAGGMGCLESTCGALIGAVIALGVIGGEKASPREAAKIHRAFVEKCGDSICKNLKGVGTGKVLCDCGDCVKNAVISLCEVTNI
- a CDS encoding nicotinate phosphoribosyltransferase — encoded protein: MKERIENGNIKNALFTDFYELTMAQGYWKNEMDHDVVFDMFFRRQAFNGGFSVFAGLDTLLDAITDFSFTEDDIEYLKSQGIFEQGFLDYLKDFRFTGDMYAFKEGSVIFPQEPIIRIHAKLIEAQIVEGLILNQINFQSLIATKTTRIWLASKKGSIMEFGLRRAQGFDGAMSATRASFIGGASGTSNTLAGKIYGIPVMGTMAHSWIMAFPSELEAFNAYAKIYPSKSVFLIDTYDTLRSGIKNAIKAGAKLVEQGYNFGVRLDSGDISYLTQEVRKELDRAGFPQAKITVSNELTEEIIETLVQDKTPIDSWGVGTHMVTGGNEASFTGVYKLAARFDKTTGKNIPAMKFSDNPEKNTNPGVKNVYRLYDEQGNAKADIIALENEKIEVGKEYRYFHPMVDYRQFSFKAAKVEPLLHKVVQNGNRIVPKQNPEIELKKAQQLLHQQIETLDASYKRILNPHIYKVSLTENLKNLKLDFIEKLRK
- a CDS encoding helix-turn-helix domain-containing protein, which gives rise to MELCFLTKEKNVCRLIMDRLESKDCHCYMQDDWIYLYKSLQSYKCSIDMIICDFQVMGCAYFNLFEVIAEMGKKIPVIYYNDPLPSDAERIEHWISQNELCYSSKFESVYLDILNSLNKIVSDPSIKRHIALMQPAVPVGFKTFKQGTECREIDLNQFRIRNSLSPSLFRLFVFMYKNRSKELSIKRIERAVFGGKFDFFDRKSSVYSYISRLRKSIENDSFVKIDIIRCDKGSYQMILY